The Paraburkholderia sp. SOS3 genome includes a region encoding these proteins:
- a CDS encoding FadR/GntR family transcriptional regulator: MTEISVLDRIASYIAQHDLRDGDLLPAERKLAEDLSVSRRELRNALASLEAAGRIWRGVGRGTYLGARPLRFAQTLNGLSVGTSPSDVAEMRLMIEPALVALATMKASPADLAELEKVARKNASTKDDYEWQQWDHRFHLLLAQATRNPAIIALLEAINGVRVKPALREKTADQETRKHFAEQHQAIVAAMIARDSELAEQRMRDHLSSVEVRVTAREKNRGAAAAPESAAATPAEARRAAPSPRGRSASSRRSTG; this comes from the coding sequence ATGACTGAAATTTCGGTGCTGGATCGCATCGCGAGCTATATCGCGCAGCACGACCTGCGCGACGGCGACTTGCTCCCGGCGGAACGCAAGCTCGCCGAAGATCTATCGGTCAGCCGGCGCGAATTGCGCAACGCGCTCGCATCGCTCGAAGCGGCGGGGCGCATCTGGCGCGGCGTCGGCCGCGGCACGTATCTCGGCGCGCGTCCGCTCAGGTTTGCGCAGACATTGAACGGTCTCTCCGTCGGCACGAGCCCGTCGGACGTCGCGGAAATGCGGCTCATGATCGAGCCTGCACTCGTTGCGCTTGCGACGATGAAGGCAAGCCCCGCCGATCTCGCGGAACTCGAAAAAGTCGCAAGGAAAAACGCATCGACGAAGGACGATTACGAATGGCAACAGTGGGACCACCGCTTCCATCTGCTGCTTGCACAGGCAACGCGCAACCCCGCGATCATCGCGCTGCTCGAAGCGATCAACGGCGTGCGTGTAAAACCGGCGCTGCGCGAAAAAACCGCCGACCAGGAAACGCGCAAACATTTCGCGGAACAACATCAGGCCATCGTGGCCGCGATGATCGCGCGCGACAGCGAACTCGCCGAACAGCGAATGCGCGATCATCTGTCGAGCGTGGAGGTGAGGGTCACGGCGCGCGAGAAGAACCGGGGCGCTGCTGCCGCGCCCGAATCCGCCGCAGCCACGCCCGCCGAAGCCAGACGGGCCGCGCCCTCGCCGCGCGGCCGGTCCGCTTCATCCCGGCGCAGCACCGGCTAA
- a CDS encoding class-II fumarase/aspartase family protein, whose product MATTVFDSALFRDMFGTPEMRDVFSDTAYLARCVDAETALARAQAKAGLIPGQAAREITARADFAKLDLEQLRHETEIVGYPILPLVKQLSEMCGEAGRYVHWGATTQDIMDTATMLQCMRGVAIVERQLDEVRDALRGLAAQYADTVTAGRTHLQHALPVTFGFRAAVWLSSLHRHAERLQQAKARVLMAQFGGAAGTLASLGDPVRALETRRLFAQELGLRNPEITWHVARDGLCELVSLLASIGGSLGKISVDVMMMAASEFGEVAEPFVPGRGASSTMPQKRNPISSELMFAAAKMLRERAALMLDGMMHDFERATGPWHLEWSAVPESFLLVSSALHQANFMLRGLHVDAARMRKNLDLTGGLIVAEAVMMGLAPALGRQHAHDVVYDACRVAIEESRTLYDVLANNASIRERFDDAQLRTLTDPSKYLGAASLMARHVAHAQGGSH is encoded by the coding sequence ATGGCAACCACTGTTTTCGACTCTGCGCTATTTCGCGACATGTTCGGCACGCCCGAGATGCGCGACGTGTTTTCCGACACCGCCTATCTCGCGCGCTGCGTCGACGCCGAGACCGCGCTCGCGCGCGCCCAGGCGAAGGCCGGTCTGATTCCCGGGCAGGCCGCGCGCGAAATCACCGCACGCGCCGACTTCGCGAAGCTCGATCTCGAGCAGTTGCGGCACGAAACGGAGATCGTCGGCTATCCGATCCTGCCGCTCGTCAAACAGCTGAGCGAGATGTGCGGCGAAGCGGGCCGCTATGTGCATTGGGGCGCGACGACACAGGACATCATGGACACCGCGACGATGCTGCAATGCATGCGCGGTGTCGCGATCGTCGAACGGCAACTCGACGAAGTGCGCGACGCGCTGCGCGGCCTCGCTGCCCAATATGCCGACACGGTCACGGCCGGCCGCACGCATCTGCAGCATGCGCTGCCGGTCACGTTCGGGTTCCGCGCGGCCGTGTGGCTGTCGTCGCTGCATCGGCATGCGGAGCGTCTGCAGCAGGCGAAGGCGCGCGTGCTGATGGCGCAGTTCGGCGGCGCGGCCGGCACGCTCGCGTCGCTCGGCGACCCGGTGCGCGCGCTCGAAACGCGGCGTCTGTTCGCGCAGGAACTCGGCCTGCGTAACCCGGAGATCACATGGCATGTCGCGCGCGACGGCCTCTGCGAACTCGTGTCGTTGCTCGCGAGCATCGGCGGCTCGCTCGGCAAGATCAGCGTGGACGTCATGATGATGGCCGCCTCGGAATTCGGCGAAGTCGCGGAGCCGTTCGTGCCGGGCCGCGGCGCAAGCTCGACGATGCCGCAGAAGCGCAATCCGATTTCGAGCGAACTGATGTTCGCCGCCGCGAAGATGTTGCGCGAGCGCGCCGCGCTGATGCTCGACGGCATGATGCACGACTTCGAACGCGCGACCGGCCCGTGGCATCTCGAATGGAGTGCGGTGCCGGAAAGCTTCTTGCTCGTATCGAGCGCGCTGCATCAGGCGAACTTCATGCTGCGCGGCCTGCATGTCGACGCGGCGAGGATGCGCAAAAACCTCGATCTGACAGGCGGTCTGATCGTCGCCGAAGCGGTGATGATGGGGCTCGCGCCTGCGCTCGGCCGTCAGCATGCGCACGACGTGGTGTATGACGCGTGCCGCGTCGCGATCGAAGAGAGCCGCACGCTGTACGACGTGTTGGCGAACAACGCATCGATTCGCGAACGCTTCGACGATGCGCAACTGCGCACGTTGACCGATCCGTCGAAATATCTCGGCGCCGCGTCGTTGATGGCACGTCATGTTGCGCATGCACAGGGAGGCTCGCACTGA